A genomic stretch from Anaerococcus mediterraneensis includes:
- a CDS encoding YraN family protein: MTIEKNIGDFGEDLTCSYLEKKGYRILDRNYNKRFGEIDIIAMRGQVISFVEVKTRKSSDFATAAEAVDFYKQQRIIKASQAYLAEKSLGEFLISFDVSEVYLDTRKINYIENAF, encoded by the coding sequence ATGACCATAGAAAAAAATATAGGAGATTTTGGAGAAGATCTGACTTGCTCCTACCTAGAAAAAAAGGGCTACAGGATCCTAGACAGAAACTATAATAAAAGATTTGGAGAGATCGATATCATAGCCATGCGAGGCCAAGTCATATCCTTTGTAGAAGTAAAAACTAGAAAATCATCTGACTTTGCAACGGCAGCAGAGGCTGTAGATTTTTATAAGCAGCAAAGGATAATCAAGGCAAGCCAAGCCTACCTGGCAGAAAAGTCCTTGGGAGAGTTTTTGATAAGCTTTGATGTCAGTGAAGTTTATTTGGACACTAGAAAAATTAATTATATAGAAAATGCTTTTTGA
- the dprA gene encoding DNA-processing protein DprA: MNTREIFLYLNYLYINNKTILDIYENTFFEGFFDDDKTRYKFLTDKLFEKIFSPKNFEDFKIYYDRVQRMGLDFVTIIDDDYPDNLRYIDDRPAVLYYKGSLDSLADRQSIAFVGARKCTDYGKWACKNLSQKVASAGITTVSGLAYGIDAICHKSTLEVGARTIGVIGCGIDIIYPKANMYLYEKMSKEGLILSEFPLGTEPMAYNFPRRNRIISGISLATVVIEAKEKSGTMITTRCALDQGKEVFAVPGNINSIYSRGTNKLIQDGAKLIMSAEDIIEEIDYLFDKKPMKRSIDYSKLDKDEGLVVRYIENNPNTSADILAQELNLDIDVINYLLTSLELRDIIENIGNNDFAIKE, translated from the coding sequence ATGAATACAAGAGAAATATTTTTATACCTAAATTATTTATACATAAATAACAAAACCATACTTGATATATATGAAAATACCTTTTTTGAGGGATTTTTTGATGATGATAAGACCAGATATAAATTTTTGACAGACAAACTTTTTGAAAAAATATTTTCACCTAAAAACTTTGAGGATTTTAAAATTTATTATGACAGAGTCCAAAGGATGGGATTAGATTTCGTAACTATAATTGATGATGATTATCCAGACAATCTCAGATATATAGATGATAGGCCAGCAGTCCTTTATTATAAGGGAAGTTTGGATAGCCTTGCAGATAGGCAGTCCATAGCCTTTGTTGGGGCTAGAAAATGCACCGATTATGGCAAGTGGGCCTGCAAAAACCTATCGCAAAAAGTCGCAAGTGCAGGAATCACAACTGTATCAGGCCTTGCCTATGGTATAGATGCTATTTGTCATAAATCGACCCTAGAAGTAGGAGCTAGGACCATAGGGGTGATTGGTTGTGGCATCGATATAATTTATCCGAAAGCAAATATGTACTTATACGAAAAAATGTCTAAGGAAGGACTCATCCTATCAGAATTTCCTCTAGGTACCGAGCCTATGGCCTACAATTTTCCAAGGAGAAATAGGATAATATCTGGTATCTCTTTGGCTACTGTAGTTATAGAAGCCAAAGAAAAATCAGGGACTATGATTACAACAAGGTGTGCTCTCGACCAGGGCAAGGAAGTTTTTGCAGTGCCTGGCAATATAAATTCTATTTATTCAAGGGGGACCAACAAACTTATCCAAGATGGTGCAAAACTCATAATGAGTGCAGAGGATATTATAGAAGAGATCGACTATTTATTTGACAAAAAACCTATGAAAAGGTCAATTGACTATAGTAAACTTGATAAGGATGAAGGTCTTGTAGTAAGATATATTGAGAATAATCCAAATACAAGCGCTGATATCTTGGCGCAGGAACTTAATTTGGATATAGATGTGATAAATTATCTTTTAACAAGTTTGGAACTTAGAGACATAATAGAAAATATTGGCAATAATGATTTTGCCATAAAGGAGTGA